The following are from one region of the Hemibagrus wyckioides isolate EC202008001 linkage group LG24, SWU_Hwy_1.0, whole genome shotgun sequence genome:
- the zgc:158376 gene encoding F-box/LRR-repeat protein 19 isoform X3, which yields MSGSKALGGARRRRTRCRRCQACMRSECGECHFCKDMKKFGGPGRMKQSCLLRQCTAPVLPHTAVCFACGEAGKEDTVESEEEKFSLSLMECTICNEIIHPSCLKMGKAEGIINDEIPNCWECPKCHKEGKTSKDGDGLGKRRLDNGEVGRWKLTDDPPPSKKKPPSAEETRQDGQKRKKEKELSQDSGPKKKMKGAREKHLKKQKQKPNSSDSAETNGPNSSSGGQGSAGVGSATQTLSSASNQDQRSHHREKLERFKRMCQLLERTRDSSSSSSSSSSSESDSDSDSDSDSASPGGASEPSSPATAYNSREREREKEREKERERERNRRLAELGFSASDDSEGERTGNEQEQEVTSEETQQQQQRSRKSENAQRGRKSVAATEIEDEDAAGGGEKNRKPGLLTPPSPSALSSGQHQPSVGHAHSEGVSKRSNGQEVSRNGRTRMEKENAKSNSGGTNSNANHRHQANKTGRAGKMRSGTKQTPTQTTGSGTANGGNGGVLLSSPASRIAAQLTFISPPKAVQMERHLVRPPPACPEPHCLPLDSGVSHVLPRDVWLRVFQHLNHKQLCVCMRVCRTWSRWCCDKRLWTRIDLSRQKSITPPMLSGIIRRQPVSLNLGYTNISKKQLMWLINRLQGLLELNVSGCPWSSVSALCQTVCPCLRLLDLSRVEDLKDSHLRELLAPPNSDTRTGESRGGRFQNVTELRLAGLEVTDAASRLLVRYLPHLTKLDLSQCGQITDQTINTLTSPISPLRESLTHVNLAGCVKVSEQSLPLLRRCVSLQSVDLRSCGLLPPETDDRLLLKNS from the exons atgtcGGGCAGTAAGGCTCTGGGGGGGGCGAGGCGGCGCCGTACCCGTTGCCGGCGCTGTCAGGCCTGTATGCGCTCCGAGTGTGGAGAGTGTCACTTCTGCAAGGACATGAAGAAGTTCGGGGGACCGGGACGCATGAAACAGTCCTGTCTACTGAGACAGTGTACtgct CCCGTGCTTCCTCACACGGCGGTGTGTTTTGCGTGTGGAGAAGCGGGGAAGGAGGACACTGTGGAGTCTGAGGAGGAGaagttcagtctctctctgaTGGAGTGTACCATCTGCAATGAGATCATCCACCCCAGCTGCCTTaag ATGGGTAAAGCAGAAGGCATCATTAACGATGAGATCCCGAACTGCTGGGAGTGTCCCAAATGCCACAAGGAGGGGAAAACCAGTAAG GATGGTGATGGTTTGGGGAAGAGGCGGTTGGATAACGGTGAAGTGGGCCGGTGGAAGCTGACTGATGATCCGCCGCCCAGCAAAAAGAAACCTCCGTCTGCAGAGGAGACGCGGCAGGACGGTCAGAAACGCaagaaggagaaggagctgTCTCAGGACAGTGGACCGAAGAAGAAG ATGAAAGGCGCTCgggaaaaacacctgaaaaag CAGAAACAGAAGCCAAACTCTTCCGACTCTGCAGAGACTAATGGGCCAAACTCCTCCTCCGGGGGTCAAGGGTCAGCCGGTGTGGGCTCAGCAACACAAACTCTGTCTTCGGCCTCCAACCAGGACCAGCGTTCTCACCACCGGGAGAAACTGGAGCGGTTCAAACGCATGTGCCAGCTGCTGGAGCGCACCAGagattcctcctcctcttcctcctcttcctccagctcGGAGTCGGACTCGGATTCCGACTCGGACTCGGATTCAGCGTCTCCCGGGGGTGCTTCTGAACCGTCGTCCCCGGCGACGGCATACAACTCCCGAGAGAGAGAACGTGAGAAAGAACGCGAGAAAGAACGCGAGCGAGAGAGGAACCGCCGTCTGGCTGAACTGGGCTTTAGCGCCAGTGACGACTCGGAAGGAGAGAGGACGGGGAacgaacaggaacaggaagtgacatcggAGGAAActcagcaacaacagcagcgcAGCCGGAAATCCGAAAACGCACAAAGGGGACGCAAATCGGTCGCGGCGACCGAGATAGAGGATGAGGACGCGGCTGGCGGGGGAGAGAAAAACCGGAAACCTGGACTGCTGACTCCGCCCTCTCCGTCAGCCCTTTCCTCTGGTCAGCATCAGCCTTCCGTCGGACACGCCCACTCAGAGGGCGTGTCGAAACGCAGCAACGGACAGGAAGTGTCACGGAACGGGCGGACAAGGATGGAGAAAGAGAATGCCAAGAGTAACAGCGGAGGCACTAACTCAAACGCCAATCATCGACACCAGGCTAACAAAACGGGGCGAGCCGGAAAGATGCGGAGCGGAACAAAGCAGACTCCCACGCAGACGACGGGAAGTGGGACGGCAAACGGAGGAAACGGAGGCGTCCTCCTGTCCAGTCCAGCATCCCGCATCGCAGCCCAGCTGACCTTTATCTCTCCGCCCAAAGCGGTGCAGATGGAGAGGCACCTGGTGCGTCCTCCGCCCGCCTGCCCCGAGCCACACTGCCTCCCGCTGGACAGCGGCGTGTCTCACGTCCTGCCTCGAGACGTCTGGCTCCGAGTGTTCCAGCACCTCAACCACAAACAGCTGTGCGTCTGCATGAGGGTGTGCAGGACATGGAGCCGCTG gtgctGTGATAAGAGACTGTGGACTCGGATTGATCTCAGCCGTCAGAAATCCATCACCCCTCCAATGCTGAGTGGTATAATCCGCCGCCAGCCGGTCTCCCTCAATCTGGGCTATACCAATATCTCCAAAAAACAGCTCATGTGGCTCATCAACCGGTTACAAG gtctgTTGGAGTTGAATGTATCGGGCTGTCCCTGGTCTTCGGTCTCGGCTCTGTGTCAGACGGTTTGTCCCTGTCTGCGTCTGCTGGATCTGAGTCGAGTGGAAGACCTGAAAGATTCTCACCTGAGGGAACTGCTGGCTCCGCCCAACTCTGACACGCGCACAG gagagagtAGGGGTGGGCGGTTCCAGAATGTTACTGAACTGCGATTGGCCGGTTTGGAGGTGACTGATGCAGCATCTCGGCTGCTGGTTCGATACCTGCCTCACCTGACCAAACTGGACCTGAGTCAATGTGGACAAATCACAGACCAAACCATCAACACTCTCACGTCCCCCATATCCCCTCTGAGAGAGAGTCTCACACACGTCAACCtcgcag
- the zgc:158376 gene encoding F-box/LRR-repeat protein 19 isoform X1, translating to MECSSCSCGHCWLMLSVEVMSGSKALGGARRRRTRCRRCQACMRSECGECHFCKDMKKFGGPGRMKQSCLLRQCTAPVLPHTAVCFACGEAGKEDTVESEEEKFSLSLMECTICNEIIHPSCLKMGKAEGIINDEIPNCWECPKCHKEGKTSKDGDGLGKRRLDNGEVGRWKLTDDPPPSKKKPPSAEETRQDGQKRKKEKELSQDSGPKKKMKGAREKHLKKQKQKPNSSDSAETNGPNSSSGGQGSAGVGSATQTLSSASNQDQRSHHREKLERFKRMCQLLERTRDSSSSSSSSSSSESDSDSDSDSDSASPGGASEPSSPATAYNSREREREKEREKERERERNRRLAELGFSASDDSEGERTGNEQEQEVTSEETQQQQQRSRKSENAQRGRKSVAATEIEDEDAAGGGEKNRKPGLLTPPSPSALSSGQHQPSVGHAHSEGVSKRSNGQEVSRNGRTRMEKENAKSNSGGTNSNANHRHQANKTGRAGKMRSGTKQTPTQTTGSGTANGGNGGVLLSSPASRIAAQLTFISPPKAVQMERHLVRPPPACPEPHCLPLDSGVSHVLPRDVWLRVFQHLNHKQLCVCMRVCRTWSRWCCDKRLWTRIDLSRQKSITPPMLSGIIRRQPVSLNLGYTNISKKQLMWLINRLQGLLELNVSGCPWSSVSALCQTVCPCLRLLDLSRVEDLKDSHLRELLAPPNSDTRTGESRGGRFQNVTELRLAGLEVTDAASRLLVRYLPHLTKLDLSQCGQITDQTINTLTSPISPLRESLTHVNLAGCVKVSEQSLPLLRRCVSLQSVDLRSCGLLPPETDDRLLLKNS from the exons ATGGAGTGCAGCTCTTGTTCCTGCGGTCACTGTTGGctcatgctg agtgtagaggtgatgtcGGGCAGTAAGGCTCTGGGGGGGGCGAGGCGGCGCCGTACCCGTTGCCGGCGCTGTCAGGCCTGTATGCGCTCCGAGTGTGGAGAGTGTCACTTCTGCAAGGACATGAAGAAGTTCGGGGGACCGGGACGCATGAAACAGTCCTGTCTACTGAGACAGTGTACtgct CCCGTGCTTCCTCACACGGCGGTGTGTTTTGCGTGTGGAGAAGCGGGGAAGGAGGACACTGTGGAGTCTGAGGAGGAGaagttcagtctctctctgaTGGAGTGTACCATCTGCAATGAGATCATCCACCCCAGCTGCCTTaag ATGGGTAAAGCAGAAGGCATCATTAACGATGAGATCCCGAACTGCTGGGAGTGTCCCAAATGCCACAAGGAGGGGAAAACCAGTAAG GATGGTGATGGTTTGGGGAAGAGGCGGTTGGATAACGGTGAAGTGGGCCGGTGGAAGCTGACTGATGATCCGCCGCCCAGCAAAAAGAAACCTCCGTCTGCAGAGGAGACGCGGCAGGACGGTCAGAAACGCaagaaggagaaggagctgTCTCAGGACAGTGGACCGAAGAAGAAG ATGAAAGGCGCTCgggaaaaacacctgaaaaag CAGAAACAGAAGCCAAACTCTTCCGACTCTGCAGAGACTAATGGGCCAAACTCCTCCTCCGGGGGTCAAGGGTCAGCCGGTGTGGGCTCAGCAACACAAACTCTGTCTTCGGCCTCCAACCAGGACCAGCGTTCTCACCACCGGGAGAAACTGGAGCGGTTCAAACGCATGTGCCAGCTGCTGGAGCGCACCAGagattcctcctcctcttcctcctcttcctccagctcGGAGTCGGACTCGGATTCCGACTCGGACTCGGATTCAGCGTCTCCCGGGGGTGCTTCTGAACCGTCGTCCCCGGCGACGGCATACAACTCCCGAGAGAGAGAACGTGAGAAAGAACGCGAGAAAGAACGCGAGCGAGAGAGGAACCGCCGTCTGGCTGAACTGGGCTTTAGCGCCAGTGACGACTCGGAAGGAGAGAGGACGGGGAacgaacaggaacaggaagtgacatcggAGGAAActcagcaacaacagcagcgcAGCCGGAAATCCGAAAACGCACAAAGGGGACGCAAATCGGTCGCGGCGACCGAGATAGAGGATGAGGACGCGGCTGGCGGGGGAGAGAAAAACCGGAAACCTGGACTGCTGACTCCGCCCTCTCCGTCAGCCCTTTCCTCTGGTCAGCATCAGCCTTCCGTCGGACACGCCCACTCAGAGGGCGTGTCGAAACGCAGCAACGGACAGGAAGTGTCACGGAACGGGCGGACAAGGATGGAGAAAGAGAATGCCAAGAGTAACAGCGGAGGCACTAACTCAAACGCCAATCATCGACACCAGGCTAACAAAACGGGGCGAGCCGGAAAGATGCGGAGCGGAACAAAGCAGACTCCCACGCAGACGACGGGAAGTGGGACGGCAAACGGAGGAAACGGAGGCGTCCTCCTGTCCAGTCCAGCATCCCGCATCGCAGCCCAGCTGACCTTTATCTCTCCGCCCAAAGCGGTGCAGATGGAGAGGCACCTGGTGCGTCCTCCGCCCGCCTGCCCCGAGCCACACTGCCTCCCGCTGGACAGCGGCGTGTCTCACGTCCTGCCTCGAGACGTCTGGCTCCGAGTGTTCCAGCACCTCAACCACAAACAGCTGTGCGTCTGCATGAGGGTGTGCAGGACATGGAGCCGCTG gtgctGTGATAAGAGACTGTGGACTCGGATTGATCTCAGCCGTCAGAAATCCATCACCCCTCCAATGCTGAGTGGTATAATCCGCCGCCAGCCGGTCTCCCTCAATCTGGGCTATACCAATATCTCCAAAAAACAGCTCATGTGGCTCATCAACCGGTTACAAG gtctgTTGGAGTTGAATGTATCGGGCTGTCCCTGGTCTTCGGTCTCGGCTCTGTGTCAGACGGTTTGTCCCTGTCTGCGTCTGCTGGATCTGAGTCGAGTGGAAGACCTGAAAGATTCTCACCTGAGGGAACTGCTGGCTCCGCCCAACTCTGACACGCGCACAG gagagagtAGGGGTGGGCGGTTCCAGAATGTTACTGAACTGCGATTGGCCGGTTTGGAGGTGACTGATGCAGCATCTCGGCTGCTGGTTCGATACCTGCCTCACCTGACCAAACTGGACCTGAGTCAATGTGGACAAATCACAGACCAAACCATCAACACTCTCACGTCCCCCATATCCCCTCTGAGAGAGAGTCTCACACACGTCAACCtcgcag
- the zgc:158376 gene encoding F-box/LRR-repeat protein 19 isoform X2: protein MECSSCSCGHCWLMLSVEVMSGSKALGGARRRRTRCRRCQACMRSECGECHFCKDMKKFGGPGRMKQSCLLRQCTAPVLPHTAVCFACGEAGKEDTVESEEEKFSLSLMECTICNEIIHPSCLKMGKAEGIINDEIPNCWECPKCHKEGKTSKDGDGLGKRRLDNGEVGRWKLTDDPPPSKKKPPSAEETRQDGQKRKKEKELSQDSGPKKKMKGAREKHLKKKQKPNSSDSAETNGPNSSSGGQGSAGVGSATQTLSSASNQDQRSHHREKLERFKRMCQLLERTRDSSSSSSSSSSSESDSDSDSDSDSASPGGASEPSSPATAYNSREREREKEREKERERERNRRLAELGFSASDDSEGERTGNEQEQEVTSEETQQQQQRSRKSENAQRGRKSVAATEIEDEDAAGGGEKNRKPGLLTPPSPSALSSGQHQPSVGHAHSEGVSKRSNGQEVSRNGRTRMEKENAKSNSGGTNSNANHRHQANKTGRAGKMRSGTKQTPTQTTGSGTANGGNGGVLLSSPASRIAAQLTFISPPKAVQMERHLVRPPPACPEPHCLPLDSGVSHVLPRDVWLRVFQHLNHKQLCVCMRVCRTWSRWCCDKRLWTRIDLSRQKSITPPMLSGIIRRQPVSLNLGYTNISKKQLMWLINRLQGLLELNVSGCPWSSVSALCQTVCPCLRLLDLSRVEDLKDSHLRELLAPPNSDTRTGESRGGRFQNVTELRLAGLEVTDAASRLLVRYLPHLTKLDLSQCGQITDQTINTLTSPISPLRESLTHVNLAGCVKVSEQSLPLLRRCVSLQSVDLRSCGLLPPETDDRLLLKNS, encoded by the exons ATGGAGTGCAGCTCTTGTTCCTGCGGTCACTGTTGGctcatgctg agtgtagaggtgatgtcGGGCAGTAAGGCTCTGGGGGGGGCGAGGCGGCGCCGTACCCGTTGCCGGCGCTGTCAGGCCTGTATGCGCTCCGAGTGTGGAGAGTGTCACTTCTGCAAGGACATGAAGAAGTTCGGGGGACCGGGACGCATGAAACAGTCCTGTCTACTGAGACAGTGTACtgct CCCGTGCTTCCTCACACGGCGGTGTGTTTTGCGTGTGGAGAAGCGGGGAAGGAGGACACTGTGGAGTCTGAGGAGGAGaagttcagtctctctctgaTGGAGTGTACCATCTGCAATGAGATCATCCACCCCAGCTGCCTTaag ATGGGTAAAGCAGAAGGCATCATTAACGATGAGATCCCGAACTGCTGGGAGTGTCCCAAATGCCACAAGGAGGGGAAAACCAGTAAG GATGGTGATGGTTTGGGGAAGAGGCGGTTGGATAACGGTGAAGTGGGCCGGTGGAAGCTGACTGATGATCCGCCGCCCAGCAAAAAGAAACCTCCGTCTGCAGAGGAGACGCGGCAGGACGGTCAGAAACGCaagaaggagaaggagctgTCTCAGGACAGTGGACCGAAGAAGAAG ATGAAAGGCGCTCgggaaaaacacctgaaaaag AAACAGAAGCCAAACTCTTCCGACTCTGCAGAGACTAATGGGCCAAACTCCTCCTCCGGGGGTCAAGGGTCAGCCGGTGTGGGCTCAGCAACACAAACTCTGTCTTCGGCCTCCAACCAGGACCAGCGTTCTCACCACCGGGAGAAACTGGAGCGGTTCAAACGCATGTGCCAGCTGCTGGAGCGCACCAGagattcctcctcctcttcctcctcttcctccagctcGGAGTCGGACTCGGATTCCGACTCGGACTCGGATTCAGCGTCTCCCGGGGGTGCTTCTGAACCGTCGTCCCCGGCGACGGCATACAACTCCCGAGAGAGAGAACGTGAGAAAGAACGCGAGAAAGAACGCGAGCGAGAGAGGAACCGCCGTCTGGCTGAACTGGGCTTTAGCGCCAGTGACGACTCGGAAGGAGAGAGGACGGGGAacgaacaggaacaggaagtgacatcggAGGAAActcagcaacaacagcagcgcAGCCGGAAATCCGAAAACGCACAAAGGGGACGCAAATCGGTCGCGGCGACCGAGATAGAGGATGAGGACGCGGCTGGCGGGGGAGAGAAAAACCGGAAACCTGGACTGCTGACTCCGCCCTCTCCGTCAGCCCTTTCCTCTGGTCAGCATCAGCCTTCCGTCGGACACGCCCACTCAGAGGGCGTGTCGAAACGCAGCAACGGACAGGAAGTGTCACGGAACGGGCGGACAAGGATGGAGAAAGAGAATGCCAAGAGTAACAGCGGAGGCACTAACTCAAACGCCAATCATCGACACCAGGCTAACAAAACGGGGCGAGCCGGAAAGATGCGGAGCGGAACAAAGCAGACTCCCACGCAGACGACGGGAAGTGGGACGGCAAACGGAGGAAACGGAGGCGTCCTCCTGTCCAGTCCAGCATCCCGCATCGCAGCCCAGCTGACCTTTATCTCTCCGCCCAAAGCGGTGCAGATGGAGAGGCACCTGGTGCGTCCTCCGCCCGCCTGCCCCGAGCCACACTGCCTCCCGCTGGACAGCGGCGTGTCTCACGTCCTGCCTCGAGACGTCTGGCTCCGAGTGTTCCAGCACCTCAACCACAAACAGCTGTGCGTCTGCATGAGGGTGTGCAGGACATGGAGCCGCTG gtgctGTGATAAGAGACTGTGGACTCGGATTGATCTCAGCCGTCAGAAATCCATCACCCCTCCAATGCTGAGTGGTATAATCCGCCGCCAGCCGGTCTCCCTCAATCTGGGCTATACCAATATCTCCAAAAAACAGCTCATGTGGCTCATCAACCGGTTACAAG gtctgTTGGAGTTGAATGTATCGGGCTGTCCCTGGTCTTCGGTCTCGGCTCTGTGTCAGACGGTTTGTCCCTGTCTGCGTCTGCTGGATCTGAGTCGAGTGGAAGACCTGAAAGATTCTCACCTGAGGGAACTGCTGGCTCCGCCCAACTCTGACACGCGCACAG gagagagtAGGGGTGGGCGGTTCCAGAATGTTACTGAACTGCGATTGGCCGGTTTGGAGGTGACTGATGCAGCATCTCGGCTGCTGGTTCGATACCTGCCTCACCTGACCAAACTGGACCTGAGTCAATGTGGACAAATCACAGACCAAACCATCAACACTCTCACGTCCCCCATATCCCCTCTGAGAGAGAGTCTCACACACGTCAACCtcgcag